The Populus nigra chromosome 14, ddPopNigr1.1, whole genome shotgun sequence genome has a segment encoding these proteins:
- the LOC133672957 gene encoding dof zinc finger protein DOF5.7-like produces the protein MMPPDNLQEKQTSKDDNQSSSSSRKTATTRPQEQALKCPRCESPNTKFCYYNNYSLTQPRHFCKTCRRYWTKGGALRSVPIGGGCRKNKKIKSSSRLSSDSKDSSGSSEIAGFSFFHGLSPAVDFNLGGLSFPRLNPSQNGLYNHFPSFGDISATSAAAATVTSPSFALDPSVSSTGSCSLMGFNYPLTSVASGFCGAIQENIGGASMNISTNLPSSIESLSCINQDLHWKLQQQRLAMLFGTGENHKDGSTVSTDPIENQVQKPQPIMFENLEISKPQVCAAGNSRKEGAASGDTATEWFFGNSYSQVTATPTNTSNNGNNDNTGNWNGVQAWGDLHQYSALP, from the coding sequence ATGATGCCCCCAGATAATCTTCAGGAGAAACAGACCTCCAAAGACGACAACCAAAGCTCTTCTAGCAGCCGTAAAACAGCAACGACAAGGCCACAAGAGCAAGCCTTGAAGTGTCCAAGATGTGAGTCACCCAACACAAAATTCTGCTACTACAACAATTACAGTTTAACACAGCCCAGACATTTTTGCAAGACCTGTAGAAGGTACTGGACTAAAGGAGGAGCCTTGCGCAGCGTACCCATCGGCGGTGGCTgtagaaagaacaagaagatAAAGTCATCTTCAAGGCTCTCAAGTGACTCCAAAGACTCCAGTGGCTCCTCAGAGATCGCTGGATTCAGCTTCTTTCATGGACTCTCCCCAGCCGTTGATTTTAATCTTGGTGGGTTATCATTTCCTAGGCTAAACCCTTCACAAAACGGCTTATATAATCATTTCCCTTCATTTGGGGATATTTCAGCAACTTCAGCAGCGGCAGCTACTGTTACTAGTCCTTCTTTCGCTCTTGATCCATCTGTGAGCTCCACCGGTTCTTGTTCCTTAATGGGGTTTAATTATCCACTTACTTCGGTTGCTAGTGGGTTTTGTGGTGCAATTCAGGAGAACATTGGTGGTGCTTCAATGAATATCAGCACTAATCTCCCGTCTTCAATTGAATCTCTGAGTTGTATAAACCAAGATTTACACTGGAAGTTGCAGCAGCAGAGATTGGCTATGCTATTTGGTACAGGAGAAAATCATAAAGATGGCAGTACTGTTTCTACAGATCCTATTGAGAACCAGGTACAGAAACCACAGCCTATTATGTTTGAAAATCTTGAAATTTCAAAACCACAAGTATGCGCAGCTGGTAATTCAAGAAAAGAAGGTGCAGCTAGTGGTGATACAGCAACAGAATGGTTCTTTGGGAATTCATATTCTCAGGTGACTGCAACGCCAACAAATACTAGCAACAATGGCAATAATGACAACACAGGCAATTGGAATGGGGTTCAAGCATGGGGTGATTTGCATCAGTATAGTGCTTTGCCCTAG